The following is a genomic window from Lysinibacillus sp. JNUCC-52.
AGCAATTTTATGTTTATTAACATTATCAATAAATTCTTGTGAAGACAGCTCTGTTTTTAAGCCTCGAATCGATTCTAGTTTGTCAATTGTACCACCTGTAATACCAAGGCCTTTACCACTAAACTTCGCCACTGGAATGCCTAGTGAAGCAATAATCGGTGTTACGATTAACGTTACTTTGTCACCGACACCACCTGTTGAATGCTTATCTATTTTAAAGCCTTCAATCGAAGTTAAATCAATGACATCTCCTGATTCAATCATTGCCTTCGTTAAATAAAACGTTTCTTCATCTGTCATACCGATTAAACGAATGGCCATTAATAAAGAGCTAGCTTGATAATCTGGGATAGAACCTTTTGTATAGCCTTCAACAAAGTATTGGATATCTGCCTGCGAAAGCTCCTTACCTTGTTTTTTCTTTTCAAATAGTTGCACCATATTCATCGAAAATTCCTCCTTATTTTAAATCGTTTAAGAAACTTTTACCGAATGGTGGTGCTTCTACATTGAAGTTTTCAGCGACAGTTGCGGCAATATCTGCAAAAGTCTCACGTAGAGCTAGCTCGCTACCACCTTTAAAACGTGGTGAATAGATAATTAATGGTACATATTCACGTGTATGATCTGTGCCAGGGAATGTCGGATCATTTCCGTGGTCAGCCGTAATCATCAGTAAATCATCTTCTGTCATTGCCTCTAAAATTTCAGGAAGGCGTGCATCAAATTCTTGTAATGCATTACCATAGCCAAGTGGATCACGGCGATGGCCAAAGTTTGCATCGAAATCTACTAAATTTAAGAAGCTAATCCCGTGGAAATCACGACGTGCAACTTTTGCAAATTGATCCATACCGTCCATATTATTTTTTGTGCGTACTGCATCCGTAACACCTTCACCATTGAAAATATCAGAAATTTTACCGATTGCAATGACGTCTAACCCTGCATCCTTTAATGCATTCATCGTTGTGCGACCAAATGGCTTTAACGCATAATCATGACGATTTGGCGTACGTGTAAAGTTGCCTGGTGTACCGATAAATGGTCGAGCAATTACGCGTCCTACTAAGTACTCTGGCTGCAATGTTAACTCACGTGCAATTTCGCAAATTTTATATAGCTCTTCAAGTGGAATGATTTCTTCATGTGCTGCAATTTGTAATACAGGGTCAGCAGATGTATAGACAATAATTGCCCCTGTGTCCATATGTTCCTGTCCAAAGTCATCAATCACTTGCGTGCCACTTGCTGGCTTATTACATAGAACTTTTCGTCCTGTACGTTGCTCAAGCTCCGCAATCAGTTCAGCAGGGAATCCTTCAGGATACACTTTAAATGGTTTATCAATGTTAAGACCCATAATCTCCCAGTGCCCTGTCATTGTGTCTTTCCCAACAGATGCTTCCTGCATTTTACCGTAGTATGCTTTTGGTGCATCTACTGCTTGCATTCCTTGAAGTGGCTCAATATTTGCTAAGCCAAACGATTCCATATTGGGCATTGTAAGCCCATTCATTTTTTCAGCGATGTGGCCTAATGTATGAGCGCCTACATCTCCAAATTGAGCTGCGTCTGGTGCCTCACCAATCCCAACTGAATCCATTACAACGACATGGATTTTTTTAAATGGTTTATTCATAATTGTTGCCTCCTAATCTCACGACTCCATTTTACCAAAAACAAGCTAAAGGATAAAGGTCAGACATCCGACTAAGGTAAATATTTATTCTTTTATACGTGGTAGAGACTCTATCCATCACTTATTTTTGCGTTAAGCACGTGGATGGTACTGCTTATATACTTCCGATAGTCTCGTTTTACTAATGTGTGTATAAATTTGGGTTGTAGAAATATCTGCATGACCTAACATCTCTTGTACTGCACGTAAATCTGCCCCATTTTCCACTAAATGGGTAGCAAAGGAATGTCGTAAAGTATGTGGTGTTAGTTCATGCTGGATTCCTGCCTTTAATGCGTGCTCCTTCATTAATTTCCAACAACCTTGTCTAGTTAAACGTTTTCCACGTTGATTTATAAAAAATGCATCTGTTTTTGGATATTTCCCTTGTAATGTTCCTCTTGCGCCATCTAAATAAACACTTAAAGCAGAAAGAGCGCTTTTTCCTAGTGGAATGATACGTTCCTTGCCGCCCTTTCCAAACACACGCACAAAGCCCATTGTCAAATGAATATCAGCTAAATCAAGTGCAATTAGCTCACTAATACGCATACCAGAGCCATATAACAGCTCTAGCATCGCCACATCACGAATACCCTGCGGCTTACTGCGGTTCGGTGCTGCCAGTAAAGCTTCAATTTCTTCAATGGAAAGTACGTTCGGAAGTTTTTGTTCAATCGTTGGCATTTCTAAATGGACTGTAGGATCAGATTCTGTTCGCTTTTCTCGAAGTAAAAATTGGTGAAAACTACGAATGGACGAAATATGGCGTGCAATTGTACGGCTTGTCTTTCCTTGCATGCGTAGTTGCTCTAAATGCCGTAATATAGTTGTCCGTTCTACTTTGCGAAAATCGGACATTCCTTCAGCTTCTTGTAAAAAATGAACATAGTTTTCTAAGTCTCGGCGATAGGATGCTAATGTATTAACGGATAATTGCCGCTCTACCTGGATAAAATGGATATAATCCTCTATTGCATATTGAAATTCATTCATCACAACGCCCCCTAACTGTCAATTATTCTCTATTTTAGCACGCCTATAAAAAAAGTGCGAAAGGGCTCACTTCATTCGAATTGGCTAGTTTAATAGAAAGGTACAGCAAACAAACTAAAAAACAAAAAACTGCCTAATGCAATCTATACATAAGATTTCATCAGACAGTTCCTCGTTATTGTTCTTCATTCGTTTCGTCGTTTTTATCATGACAACGCCAGCATATACCGTGGAAAGTTAGTCGGTGATCTTTTATAATAAAGTTCCAACGTTTCTCAACAACGGCTTCCACATCTTCAAGTAAGTCCTCTTGAATTTCATCTACAGCACCGCACTCGATACAAACTAGATGATGGTGGAAATGTGCAGCTCCTTCTTGGCGCAAATCATAGCGTGATACGCCATCACCAAAGTTGATTTTGTCGACGATTTTAAGCTCTGTTAGTAATTCTAATGTTCTATAAACAGTAGCCAGACCAATTTCAGGTGCCTTATCTTTTACTAAAAGATAGACATCCTCTGCACTTAAGTGGTCCTCTTCGTGCTCTAGCAAAACAGCAACTGTTGCTTCTCGCTGCGGCGTCAGCTTATAACTAGCACTATGCAACTGTTTTTTTATACGATCAATACGGCTTTCCATGTGACGCCCCCCTAAACTCATTTCATTATACCAAAGGAGTAAATCCTATTACAAGATAGTGATTAGATTTCAAGTACATTTATGCTTTTAGCTGTTACATTACTTGAGTACATACGATATTACGATAAACTCAGCAACTATTATGATGAAAAAAGCGATAAAATTCAACAAAATTGTCCGTCCATTCATCTTTTTCCCGATTTTTCGCTTCGACCAGGAGGGTACAAGTAAATTACATAATACTAGCAACAATATACAATAGATAAGCTGAAATGGAAACCACCAAATCGTATATAGCCAAAACGCCTCAAGTTTTTGTAGTAAAAATACGGAGCTAAATCCAAAAAAAGTTGCGCGTATTGCGACTGTAACACGTACTAAAACTTTTAAGACACTATGTGTAGCAAGTAACAATACAATGCCGACTGAAGCGGCGACAGGTAGCACTAAACGGAAAATAGATTGCCTGTCCACATCTGCTAAACGAGGTTCTATAAATAAAATAAAAGGCTCTGCGTTCGCCCCTCCAATAATATGAAAGCAGATGACGCCACAAACGAAGCTCACTGCAACAATTGATGCGTGATAAAATAGAGAAACCGTACGAGACATTAGCATGCTCCTTTTCTATCAAGGTTTTTACAGCTTATGCTCGTCCGCTTCTATTATGCTAAACTTTATTTATCTTGTTGCAAAGCAAACCAAAGTACTGCAAACGCTGTCTTGGCGTCATAAATACGTCCATCCGCGACCATCGCTTGTGCCTCTTCCAACGAAACTTCTAGTAATTCGACAAATTCATCTTCATCGAGTTCTGCTCTATTTTCAATCTGATATAAATCGGTCGCAACAAATAGGTGAATCACTTCATCCGCAAAGCCTGGTGAAGTAGCAAATGCTTGTAAATACTCAAATTGATGTGCGCCATAACCAGTCTCTTCTTCAAGCTCTCGACGTGCAGTATGAATCGGTTCTTCCCCTATTTCAAGTTTACCAGCAGGAATTTCTACAATAGAACGCTCAAGCGCTTTACGGTATTGTTCAACCATTACAAGCTTACCTTCGTTGGTGATGACAATGACAGCTACTGCTCCTGGGTGCTTAATAATTTCACGCTTAGCCGACTTGCCATTTGGTAATGTGACATCATCGACCTGTAACTTTACAATTTTCCCATCATAAATGGATGTCGTTTGTGTCGTTTTTTCTTCAAACTTTTTCATTGCCTATAACCTCGCTTGTTCTTCAGATATGTTCATTGTACCATTACAAGTAGAGAAATCGAAGGAGGGGCATTCGTATGAAAAAAAGACAGCTCGGTTCAAGTAATTTATATATTTCAGAAATTAGTTTAGGAGGTATGTCTCTTTCGACAGACAAACAAAAGGCAGCAGCCATCGTTGATATGGCTTTAGATGCTGGTATTAACTATATTGACACTGCCGATTTATATGATTTTGGTGCCAACGAACAAATTATTGGCTCCATTTTGGGCAAACGTCGACAAGATGTAATTGTAGCAACGAAAGTAGGCAATCGTTGGACAGAAGGTGTGGAAGGCTGGCATTGGGATGCCTCCCCTGCTTACATTCAAGAGGCGGTTTATAAAAGCCTAAAAAGACTCGGTACAGATTACATCGATGTCTATCAACTACATGGCGGCACAATAGAGGACGATTGGGATGGCATTATGGATACTTTTGAAAACTTGAAAAAAGAAGGTGTCATTCGCGAATATGGTATTTCCTCTATTCGACCAAATGTACTTAAACGTTTTCTACCTGCAAGCGCTGCAAAAAGTGTCATGATGCAATATAGTGCGTTAGATCGTCGCCCTGAAGAATGGCTAGATTTTATTGCGGGTGAAGGTGCTTCAGTAGTAACACGCGGTACCGTTGCAAAAGGCTTACTAACAAACACTTGGAAAGAACGCTTGCAACGCGTTGACGGTTATCAAACCTATACAGCAGATGAATTAACAGCGACATTAACTGACTTAGCAAACCACTATGAGGATTTACATGCATTCGGGCTTGCCTTTAATTTGAAGGAACATGCTATTGCTTCCACTGTGATTGGTGCTAGTTCACAGGAACAACTTGCCCAAACACTGACAGCCTATGAAAAAGTCAATGCCATTACCAACTTTGAAGTAGCCAACACGCTGACAAAAGCGGAACAATACGCAGATCACCGATGAAAAAATGGCTCGTTTTATTGCTCCTTTTAGTTATTCTCGCCATTTCCTCTAGCATGAGCTACGAACAACAGTCTATTATTCCTGAGCTAGAGGAACTGTTGGCTAATAAACCTTTTGAGGCACAACTGTCAGTATTAAAAATTCCATATTGGGATACCGTAGTGTCTGTTGAGGAGCGAGGCTACTTTGAATTTATAGAATTTCTAATTCGAAAATTCACCCATTTTATAGGTTTTGGCTGTATTGCGCTCGGAATCTACTTTGCATGGGGAAAACGACGTTTTGCTACGGGTGTCGCCATTGCTCTAACGGCAGTAATTGCAATGCTAGATGAATTCCGCCAAAGCTTTACACCTGGACGCACAATGAACGGGCAAGATGTCCTAGTCGATACAGCTGGCGCTATTGTTTTTATTAGCCTCGTCTTAGCCGTAAAGAAAATACGAATGCTAAAAAAATAAATTTCGTTGGGCTATCGGCGATTTTAAGCATTCTATCGGCGATTCTCACGGGGTTATCGGCGATTCTCGGCATTCTATCGGCGATTCCTGCCATTCTATCAGCGATTAACTAAAAAACAGTGAATCTCCCAAAAGAGATTCACTGTTTTTACTAATCTAAGACTAAAATTTAGAGCCTTTATCACCGTATTCGTTTAATAATTCTTCAAACGATTTGTTTTTCTCACGTTGCTTACGCTCAAAGGCTAGCTGTGCTTGACGCTCTTCCTCCGCTGCCTGTTCTTTTGCAGATAATGCTTGTTTTGCAGCTTTTAACTTCGCTAACACATCGCCACCTAGCTGATCGGCTAATGTAACAGCTTCTTGCTTTGGTAAACTAGCTGTGTGACGATTATCTACATGCTGTTGTTGTTTTCGTTTTTTTCCCATTGCTTTCACCTTCTTACTTACATTAAGGGCGTTGAACAATTGTTGCTACTCCTTGTCCACCACCGATACATAGTGTAGCAAGGCCTGTTTTTACATCACGCTTCTCCATCTCATGAAGAAGTGTAACTAAAATGCGCGCCCCACTTGCACCAATTGGGTGACCAAGAGCAATCGCTCCCCCGTTTACATTTAGTTTATCATGATTGAATGCTAGTTCGCGATCTACAGCAATTGATTGTGCTGCAAATGCTTCATTCGCTTCAATTAAATCTACATCTTCTAAAGATACATTTGCCTTTGCTAATGCTTTTTTCACCGCTGTTACTGGACCAGTACCCATAATGGACGGATCGACGCCTGAGCTCGCATTTGCCGAAATTTGGGCCATTGGCTTAAGCCCTAACTCTAATGCCTTTGCTTTTGACATCACTACAACTGCTGCTGCACCATCGTTAATGCCGGAAGCATTAGCTGCCGTTACTGAGCCGTCCTTTTTAAATGCAGGACGGAGCTTTGATAAAGATTCTGCTGTCACGCCTGCACGCGGAAATTCATCTCGATCAAATATAACAGCGTCGCCTTTTCGTTGTGGAATTTCTACAGCAACGATTTCATCATTAAATTTACCAGCAGCAATAGCCGCTTCTGCACGTTGCTGAGAACGTGCTGCAAAAGTATCTTGCTCCTCACGTGTAATTTCATACGCATCACATAAATTTTCCGCCGTAATGCCCATATGATAATCATTAAATGCACACCATAAACCATCATGAATCATCGTATCCACGACTTTTTGATCGCCCATGCGGAAGCCTTCACGTGCATTTTTCAGTACATACGGTGCTTGGCTCATATTTTCAAAACCACCAGCAACAATAATATCAGCATCCCCTGCTACAATTGCTTGTGCTGCTAAATGTACTGCTTTTAAGCCTGAGCCACATACTTTATTAATTGTTAAAGCAGGCACTGTATTTGGTAATCCTGCTGCTATTGATGCTTGACGAGCCGGATTTTGTCCAAGTCCAGCAGATAAAACATTCCCCATAATGACTTCATCGACTTGTTCACCTGCTACGCCAGCGCGCGCTAATGCTTCTTTAATAACGATACTTCCAAGAGTTGTTGCTGGCACATCCTTTAATGTTCCTTGGAATGAACCGATTGCAGTACGCACGGCACTAACAATCACTACCTCGTTTGTCATAATCATTCTCCCCTTTTCCCCGTTCAAAAATCAACACTGCATGCATATGCTACTAGCAGATAACTATATTTTAACAAATGTTTTGACGATTTTCGATAACAGAAATAATCGCAGTATTTCACAAGTTGTTGTAAAATGTTGTCGTGTTTTAAACAAACGTAGTTGGGAACATTACTATTAAGAAACGTGCATTTCCCTTTTAAGGACAAATGCCTAGACATACAAAGAAAGAAGTCGTGGAGGTATTGAAGATGAAAAAGAAAATGCTTTTATTTTCAGGTATTACAACGACGCTCGCCGCTGCTGCAACAGGGTTGTTCGGCTTTGCGCTTTCCAATAAATTAATGTACATTCAACAAAAAGACCCTGAATTTATTCGTGAACGCGAAACAACTGCCAAACGTTTTGACGAAGCTTGGTACAATAAAAATTTTAAATGCGAATTAAATATTGACTCCCCCAATGGTTACTCCATTCGCGGTATTATGTTCCAACCTCTGCAAACCAATAATACAATGATTATTTGTCACGGCGTTACAGAAAATAAAATCAACTCAGTCAAATACGCACGTCTTTTTGAACGACTAGGATACAACTCCGTAATTTTTGACCATCGAAGACATGGGGACTCGGGTGGTAAAACAACAAGCTATGGCTACTATGAAAAAAATGACTTAGATGCTGTTGTAAAAACCGTCAAAGCGATGATTGGTGATAATGCTATCCTTGGTATTCATGGCGAATCAATGGGTGCGGCAACAATGCTGTTGTATGCGGGAACAGTTGAAGATGGGGCAGATTTTTATATTGCTGATTGTGCCTTTTCAGATTTTTCCATGTTACTTAAACAAATTGCCAAGACAGAATTTAAATATGGTTCAATAATTCCAATTCGCTTCGCCGATTTCTTTATACGACTACGTGATGGGTATTCATTTAAAAGTGTAACGCCTTCTGAAGCTGTATCACACATCGAAAAGCCCGTTCTCTTTATCCATAGTATTCCAGATACATTTATTCCTGCTTCCATGTCACTCGATTTATATAATAAAAAGACGGGACAGAAAAAATTAAAGCTTTTTGACAAAGGTGCACATGCTCAATCCTTTAATGAAAATATGGCTGAATACGAAGATCTAATACATGACTTTTTAGAAAGTTTTATTTATCAAAAAATTAATTACGATTCTTCCTCTTCCAATGTCATCCCTTTTCATCGTTAAATGAAAAACCTTGCAAAGCAAAATGTCCATCTACATAACGGACACTTTACAATTTGCAAGGTTTTTTATTATTCTGCAAAAACGATATGCCATTCATCACGTTTTGCCAAAAATTCTTTTGCAAGCGCTTTTGCACCTTCAAGACTATGGCTTGCTGCCCAGCCACATTGCACTTCATTACATGCTGGTACAGCCGTTGCATTCGTCACATCAGTAAATGTTTTTTCTAAAATCGTAAGTAAGTCGTCATAATCATTATGATTAATCAACGATACATAAAAGCCTGTTTGACAACCCATTGGACTGAAATCGACAATATGGTCGGAATAATTGCGAATAAGATCTGCCGATAAATGCTCTAAAGAATGGAGTGCTGGCATTTCCATATGCTCCTTATTAGGTTGTTTGAAGCGAATATCGTATTTATAAACTTCATCGCCACTTTGTCCTACTTTTACACCAGCTAAACGTACATAAGGTGCTTTTACCTTCGTATGGTCTAAATCAAAACTTTCCACATTTGTTTTTTCGCGTTCCATTGCTAACAGCTCCTTTTCTTACAATACTAACTATTATAACGGGTTTTCTATGAAATGTGTAAATTTTTAAAATAGAATGATAATTAAATAGAAGTCTTACACCATTTTTCTAATTAATAACAATCTAAATCTTCTCCTTTTTGAAAAAATATTTTCTTTCTTTTATTTATCGTTTATCTAATACCCTATTTATAAAAGGTTTTATTATGTAAAAAAATTTTTCTTCTCATTTGGCAAAAAAATTTTCTGTATTTACTAACTTTTCTTGTAATAGTAGTATCATAGCAGTTTCAACTTTCTAGATCGCTGAAACCAATGGATGCGGGGGAACCAAATTTTTTGGATGAACATTCAATCCAAGGGGTGAATCCTTGTTAAGGTAGGGCTACTCAAAGGCCCGAATCCGTCAGCTAACCTCGTAAGCGTTAAATGAGAAGGAAGATGGAGCTTGTACTATTTGAAAATGATGTATCTACAGGTCTTAGGGCTTTAAAATACTTATGATCAATACAACCTCCAAAACTCCCCATCATTACTTTTTAATGAATTAGAAAGCGTGATGAAACAATCGTCGGTATCGCCATTTATTATGTTAGAGATAATTGAAAACGGATTCAACGTCACTAATCTACTAGCGGAATGCCCCGATTACTAAGTAAAAACGGAGGAAACCGATATGACTACTCAACAAGAGAAAAAAGGCATCTTTTATGGTTGGTGGATTGTAGTGGCATGTGTCATGATTATGACATTTTTATATGCACCAATTATTAATTTAGTGTCACTTTATACTGTCCCAGTAACGGAAGAATTGGGAATTGGACGGACTGAATTTATGACGTATTACACGATCATGGCTTTAGTATCCATGATTTTTTGCCCAATTGCTGGAAAAGTAATGCGGAAAATGGACATTCGTCTTTATTTGACGATATTTACAACGCTCGGCACCCTTTCCTATGTAGGATTTTCATTTGCGACGACTGCGATGCACTTTTACTTATTCGCAGTGCTAATGGGGGCTTCTTTGGCTGGAGCTGCTCTTATTCCAGCACCAGTATTAATTACAAATTGGTTTAACGAAAAACGTGGATTATGTTTAGGGATTGCACTAGCAGGGAGTGGTCTTGGTGGTGTCATTCTTAGCCCTATTCTAAACTGGCTTATTACAGATTACGGTTGGAGAAGTGCTTACCTCATTACAGGCATTTCAATGTTTGTGTTAATCGTACCTATGGCGTTGTTTGTTATTCGACTTAAGCCTGCAGATAAAGGGCTTGTTCCACTAGGGGAAATAAAAAATAGTGCGACTCCTTCACAATTAGTAGATGGGCTTTCACAAAGAGAAGCACTTAAATCTGTATCATTTTGGGCACTTTGTGCGGCAATTGTTGTCGGTGGTGTTGTCGTCAATGGGATGATTATTAACCT
Proteins encoded in this region:
- the deoB gene encoding phosphopentomutase produces the protein MNKPFKKIHVVVMDSVGIGEAPDAAQFGDVGAHTLGHIAEKMNGLTMPNMESFGLANIEPLQGMQAVDAPKAYYGKMQEASVGKDTMTGHWEIMGLNIDKPFKVYPEGFPAELIAELEQRTGRKVLCNKPASGTQVIDDFGQEHMDTGAIIVYTSADPVLQIAAHEEIIPLEELYKICEIARELTLQPEYLVGRVIARPFIGTPGNFTRTPNRHDYALKPFGRTTMNALKDAGLDVIAIGKISDIFNGEGVTDAVRTKNNMDGMDQFAKVARRDFHGISFLNLVDFDANFGHRRDPLGYGNALQEFDARLPEILEAMTEDDLLMITADHGNDPTFPGTDHTREYVPLIIYSPRFKGGSELALRETFADIAATVAENFNVEAPPFGKSFLNDLK
- the xerD gene encoding site-specific tyrosine recombinase XerD, with the protein product MNEFQYAIEDYIHFIQVERQLSVNTLASYRRDLENYVHFLQEAEGMSDFRKVERTTILRHLEQLRMQGKTSRTIARHISSIRSFHQFLLREKRTESDPTVHLEMPTIEQKLPNVLSIEEIEALLAAPNRSKPQGIRDVAMLELLYGSGMRISELIALDLADIHLTMGFVRVFGKGGKERIIPLGKSALSALSVYLDGARGTLQGKYPKTDAFFINQRGKRLTRQGCWKLMKEHALKAGIQHELTPHTLRHSFATHLVENGADLRAVQEMLGHADISTTQIYTHISKTRLSEVYKQYHPRA
- the fur gene encoding ferric iron uptake transcriptional regulator, producing MESRIDRIKKQLHSASYKLTPQREATVAVLLEHEEDHLSAEDVYLLVKDKAPEIGLATVYRTLELLTELKIVDKINFGDGVSRYDLRQEGAAHFHHHLVCIECGAVDEIQEDLLEDVEAVVEKRWNFIIKDHRLTFHGICWRCHDKNDETNEEQ
- a CDS encoding NUDIX domain-containing protein, translating into MKKFEEKTTQTTSIYDGKIVKLQVDDVTLPNGKSAKREIIKHPGAVAVIVITNEGKLVMVEQYRKALERSIVEIPAGKLEIGEEPIHTARRELEEETGYGAHQFEYLQAFATSPGFADEVIHLFVATDLYQIENRAELDEDEFVELLEVSLEEAQAMVADGRIYDAKTAFAVLWFALQQDK
- a CDS encoding aldo/keto reductase; this translates as MKKRQLGSSNLYISEISLGGMSLSTDKQKAAAIVDMALDAGINYIDTADLYDFGANEQIIGSILGKRRQDVIVATKVGNRWTEGVEGWHWDASPAYIQEAVYKSLKRLGTDYIDVYQLHGGTIEDDWDGIMDTFENLKKEGVIREYGISSIRPNVLKRFLPASAAKSVMMQYSALDRRPEEWLDFIAGEGASVVTRGTVAKGLLTNTWKERLQRVDGYQTYTADELTATLTDLANHYEDLHAFGLAFNLKEHAIASTVIGASSQEQLAQTLTAYEKVNAITNFEVANTLTKAEQYADHR
- a CDS encoding VanZ family protein — protein: MKKWLVLLLLLVILAISSSMSYEQQSIIPELEELLANKPFEAQLSVLKIPYWDTVVSVEERGYFEFIEFLIRKFTHFIGFGCIALGIYFAWGKRRFATGVAIALTAVIAMLDEFRQSFTPGRTMNGQDVLVDTAGAIVFISLVLAVKKIRMLKK
- a CDS encoding YqkE family protein, coding for MGKKRKQQQHVDNRHTASLPKQEAVTLADQLGGDVLAKLKAAKQALSAKEQAAEEERQAQLAFERKQREKNKSFEELLNEYGDKGSKF
- a CDS encoding acetyl-CoA C-acetyltransferase, producing MTNEVVIVSAVRTAIGSFQGTLKDVPATTLGSIVIKEALARAGVAGEQVDEVIMGNVLSAGLGQNPARQASIAAGLPNTVPALTINKVCGSGLKAVHLAAQAIVAGDADIIVAGGFENMSQAPYVLKNAREGFRMGDQKVVDTMIHDGLWCAFNDYHMGITAENLCDAYEITREEQDTFAARSQQRAEAAIAAGKFNDEIVAVEIPQRKGDAVIFDRDEFPRAGVTAESLSKLRPAFKKDGSVTAANASGINDGAAAVVVMSKAKALELGLKPMAQISANASSGVDPSIMGTGPVTAVKKALAKANVSLEDVDLIEANEAFAAQSIAVDRELAFNHDKLNVNGGAIALGHPIGASGARILVTLLHEMEKRDVKTGLATLCIGGGQGVATIVQRP
- a CDS encoding alpha/beta hydrolase, which produces MKKKMLLFSGITTTLAAAATGLFGFALSNKLMYIQQKDPEFIRERETTAKRFDEAWYNKNFKCELNIDSPNGYSIRGIMFQPLQTNNTMIICHGVTENKINSVKYARLFERLGYNSVIFDHRRHGDSGGKTTSYGYYEKNDLDAVVKTVKAMIGDNAILGIHGESMGAATMLLYAGTVEDGADFYIADCAFSDFSMLLKQIAKTEFKYGSIIPIRFADFFIRLRDGYSFKSVTPSEAVSHIEKPVLFIHSIPDTFIPASMSLDLYNKKTGQKKLKLFDKGAHAQSFNENMAEYEDLIHDFLESFIYQKINYDSSSSNVIPFHR
- a CDS encoding S-ribosylhomocysteine lyase, giving the protein MEREKTNVESFDLDHTKVKAPYVRLAGVKVGQSGDEVYKYDIRFKQPNKEHMEMPALHSLEHLSADLIRNYSDHIVDFSPMGCQTGFYVSLINHNDYDDLLTILEKTFTDVTNATAVPACNEVQCGWAASHSLEGAKALAKEFLAKRDEWHIVFAE
- a CDS encoding MFS transporter produces the protein MTTQQEKKGIFYGWWIVVACVMIMTFLYAPIINLVSLYTVPVTEELGIGRTEFMTYYTIMALVSMIFCPIAGKVMRKMDIRLYLTIFTTLGTLSYVGFSFATTAMHFYLFAVLMGASLAGAALIPAPVLITNWFNEKRGLCLGIALAGSGLGGVILSPILNWLITDYGWRSAYLITGISMFVLIVPMALFVIRLKPADKGLVPLGEIKNSATPSQLVDGLSQREALKSVSFWALCAAIVVGGVVVNGMIINLAPYLKDIGGTPQHAALLLSLGSAMVIIGKLLVGRLYDKLGTITTLLIICGSGLVSFLFLMRGDLLIPGILYTIFTGFGATAVTVTPAYLTSSLFGEKEYSAKFGIVSLFSSLGAALTPIVSGAIYNINHSYGLLLNVLIVLSIVLFGLFVIAIKTKPKVNTTSDIEYSLD